The genomic region CTGATTGTATCAGGTGATTAATTGCACAAACCGAAGCACCGATTAGTATGGTTTGGTAACGTACGTTTTTTGCGCTGAATTGTGATGCTGTTTCCAGACGAATTATTTGCCCAGGAAGCTTTCCAAGGCAAGCCTGTATGAATCCAGCCCGAAACCGGAAATACTTCCCTTACAGGCAGGCGCTATCAGAGAAATGTGACGGTATTCTTCACGGGCAAACACATTGGTAATGTGAACTTCAACAACCGCGCTCGTTATAGAACGAACAGCATCGGCAATGGCAACAGAAGTATGTGTATAGCCTCCTGCATTCAGAATGATGCCGTTAACAGAAAAGCCTGCTTCATGCAGTTTGTTGATTATCTCACCTTCAATATTCGACTGATAATACTCCAGTTCAGCATCCGGAAATTTTTGCTGAAGTTCAACAAAATACTCATCAAACGTGGCATTGCCATAAATGTCCTTTTCCCGTTTTCCGAGAAGGTTCAGGTTTGGACCGTTAATAATGAGAATTTTCAAAATGAAAATAATGGATTTAAACCGTAGTATCAGCAGGCTTTATTTTTATTAAAGCAGGCTCGCCCGTGAGTGCCTGGATAGTCGCGGCTTCATATTCAAGCTTAAGCTCAT from Bacteroidota bacterium harbors:
- the aroQ gene encoding type II 3-dehydroquinate dehydratase; the encoded protein is MKILIINGPNLNLLGKREKDIYGNATFDEYFVELQQKFPDAELEYYQSNIEGEIINKLHEAGFSVNGIILNAGGYTHTSVAIADAVRSITSAVVEVHITNVFAREEYRHISLIAPACKGSISGFGLDSYRLALESFLGK